A single window of Girardinichthys multiradiatus isolate DD_20200921_A chromosome 15, DD_fGirMul_XY1, whole genome shotgun sequence DNA harbors:
- the taf1b gene encoding TATA box-binding protein-associated factor RNA polymerase I subunit B has protein sequence MDEADTAEYREPCAQCAAVNWGISDEGRFYCRSCHNVIERTREVMDMSFTRDSNRISWISSKSRTRKTDRGNVWMLCEVFQFILKNQADALLRLGVSPGFKDDVLSQLWRLYLQKSQQAYTRNPINSFKFKQKGLDSDSGSAADSVLSGSFTDTGSNLHSSADCNAESGSDRGRSGQSGTCSTASWKRSRSLMTMEKTLALIHLALVWSREALTLSDLLRLVKDDHVPYVTAYEQLPEEMKLCGRVALLFHIKNIPSHRSIHKMAQGLVMFLQLPAFPPINPQTLLHPTLLSLRYLTDANLPDELHRWVCILMDRADMANQKRHTLDLASHPALPLYDLQAAALIIVTMKVLFGLDDHTEWNLSNEAGSHDDLGDLFSFRRWYRLVQAALIQAQQRRNQDIARKQWKGKKPFFTDKRDKYFVMKRRRISDNVQMSLKKLTSRPAPVQDVAPSSFQFCWGSEDGSDGPSLQHMKLGKVVSLNHDVSTPSNFKYWHPPLRTCKPRSCTSHYSIMEPTLPRSFVWMLQLFSFMLDVEPWYLFEEVLEVERRVFGIKTPQSGQQIPIGGQNETGSNTKKWNRNCETKQDSKSGDPVRKPKS, from the exons ATGGATGAAGCGGATACG GCCGAATACAGGGAGCCCTGCGCTCAATGCGCTGCCGTGAACTGGGGCATCTCGGACGAGGGTCGCTTCTACTGCAGGTCCTGCCACAACGTAATCGAG AGAACCAGAGAGGTGATGGACATGTCCTTCACTCGCGACTCTAACAGAATTTCCTGGATCTCCAGTAAATCCAGAACCAGGAAGACGG ACCGCGGCAACGTCTGGATGCTGTGTGAAGTTTTCCAGTTCATCCTGAAGAACCAGGCCGACGCTCTGCTCAGACTGGGAGTCAGTCCTGGATTTAAG GACGACGTGCTGTCTCAGCTGTGGAGACTCTATCTGCAGAAGAGCCAACAGGCGTACACCAGAAACCCGATTAACAGTTTTAAGTTTAAACAG AAAGGGTTGGATTCGGATTCGGGCAGCGCAGCAGATTCTGTTCTGTCGGGGAGTTTCACAGATACCGGGTCAAATCTGCACAGCTCTGCTGACTGTAATGCAG AGAGCGGCAGTGATCGGGGGAGATCAGGGCAAAGCGGCACATGCTCGACGGCTTCATGGAAGCGGAGTCGCAGCCTGATGACCATGGAGAAGACTTTGGCTCTGATTCACCTGGCTCTGGTTTGGAGCCGCGAAGCTTTGACGCTTAGCGACCTGCTCAG GCTGGTGAAAGATGATCACGTCCCATACGTGACTGCCTACGAGCAACTTCCTGAAGAGATGAAGCTCTGTGGTCGGGTTGCTCTACTTTTCCATATCAAG AATATTCCATCTCATCGCTCAATCCACAAAATGGCCCAGGGCCTGGTTATGTTCCTGCAGCTTCCTGCTTTTCCTCCAATCAACCCACAAACCTTGCTGCACCCAACTCTGCTCAGCCTGCGTTACCTGACTGACGCTAACCTGCCCG ACGAGCTCCACAGGTGGGTTTGCATCCTGATGGACCGCGCTGATATGGCCAATCAGAAGCGCCACACGTTGGACCTCGCGTCACATCCTGCCCTGCCACTGTACGACCTGCAGGCCGCCGCCCTCATCATCGTCACGATGAAGGTGTTGTTTGGCCTGGATGACCACACCGAGTG GAATTTATCAAATGAGGCTGGTTCCCATGACGATTTAG GAGACCTGTTCAGCTTCAGGAGGTGGTACAGACTGGTTCAGGCCGCTTTGATCCAAGCTCAGCAGAGGAGGAACCAGGACATTGCCAG gaaacagtggaaaggaaagaaACCGTTTTTCACAGACAAGAGGGACAAATATTTTGTGATGAAGAGGAGAA GAATATCAGACAATGTCCAGATGTCTTTAAAGAAGCTGACTTCTCGTCCGGCGCCTGTCCAGGATGTCGCTCCCTCCAGCTTCCAGTTCTGCTGGGGGAGCGAGGACGGGTCAGACGGGCCCAGTCTGCAGCACATGAAGCTGGGTAAAGTCGTCTCCCTGAATCACGATGTCTCGACTCCCTCGAACTTCAAATACTGGCATCCACCTCTCCGGACCTGCAAACCCCG GAGTTGCACCAGTCATTACTCCATCATGGAGCCGACGCTGCCGCGCTCCTTCGTTTGGATGCTGCAGCTCTTCTCCTTCATGCTGGACGTGGAGCCCTGGTATCTGTTCGAAGAGGTGCTGGAGGTGGAGAGAAGAGTTTTTGGCATCAAAACACCGCAGAGCGGACAACAGATTCCGATCGGGGGACAGAACGAGACCGGGAGCAATACAAAGAAATGGAACAGGAACTGTGAAACGAAGCAGGACTCGAAAAGTGGAGACCCAGTAAGGAAACCCAAAAGCTga